A genomic segment from Phormidium ambiguum IAM M-71 encodes:
- a CDS encoding M16 family metallopeptidase, whose amino-acid sequence MSFSTLWRKYRRFGLIFSLCLGTTLLFASVATSTPFTISSDLPTPNFRPNTEIANNLPQAPNLTENVRQTVLENGLTVLTKEVHTAPVVTVQVWYKVGSRNEEPGVNGIAHQLEHLLFKGTQERPIQFGHLFSALGSDSNAFTGYDQTAYYGTVERDKLTALLTLEADRMQNSRLDAQDLEREKRVVISELQGYENSPEYRLYRTVAKAAFPNNMYGLPVGGAKADVEKFTLEQVRYYYETFYSPDNAILLIVGDIKTEPTLQTVKELFGNIPRRGEAERKKILEKQTTPLATSNKKTPIVLKEPGSAPLLQIMYPLPKAGNPDEAAVQVMDFVLTGGRSSRLYEALVESGIANSVEGEVSTLAGIGWYGLSATAAPNQRIQKVESVIRQVITSLQNQGVTAEELKRAKAQFKAGAILGNRDINSQATQLGEAITATGDYRYTDTLMAAISQVTAADVQRVAKKYLTPAKSTVGYFQPTQLREEQNPQSVNNRQTTGNYNSGGRVDPALVNKYLPPISSSLETPNQTVLPESFTLDNGMQVLLLPDKSTPAVTLSGYIRAGTEFDPKNKSGLAGLTAANLLNGTKTKNVLAIVKSLENIGASLGFEESPEGVSIDGSSLSNDLPIVIKTLADVLQNATFPADQLEITREIAISDAEQSTDDPEFLAYKTLQQKVYPPTHPFYAFPTANSLRSITRAEIVRFYKQHYRPDTMILTLMGDFDSASVRSLIQQQFGNWKATGVPPEVTFPDVPMPEKTVQLNPVIPGKSQAITFMGYRAISRKDPRFYAATVFNHILGGDAFASRLGEEIRDRLGLTYGIYSSFNAGKQPGLFLINMQTAPEDAKKAISSTLTLLQQVHTQGVTNAEVENAKNSIARSYPVQLADPDNLADAMLMHRVYDLEMSEIHKFPEKIRAVTTEEVNQIAKELLRPDNLIIVTAGPSLAAAK is encoded by the coding sequence ATGTCTTTTTCCACTTTATGGCGTAAATATCGCCGATTCGGATTAATTTTTAGTCTCTGTCTGGGAACAACATTATTGTTTGCCAGCGTCGCAACTTCTACCCCATTTACTATTAGTTCCGACTTGCCAACACCAAATTTTAGACCTAACACTGAGATAGCGAATAATCTTCCACAAGCACCTAATTTAACGGAAAATGTTCGCCAAACTGTCCTAGAAAACGGTTTAACAGTTTTAACCAAAGAAGTACATACAGCACCAGTTGTTACAGTCCAAGTTTGGTATAAAGTAGGGTCGCGCAATGAAGAACCTGGAGTCAACGGTATTGCCCATCAATTAGAACATTTGTTATTTAAAGGGACACAGGAACGCCCCATTCAATTTGGACATTTGTTTAGTGCATTAGGAAGTGATTCTAATGCTTTTACAGGCTACGATCAGACAGCTTATTATGGCACAGTAGAAAGGGATAAACTAACAGCATTACTCACATTAGAAGCAGATAGAATGCAAAATTCTCGTTTAGATGCCCAAGATTTAGAACGGGAAAAAAGAGTAGTAATTTCCGAATTACAAGGTTACGAAAATAGTCCCGAATATCGCTTGTATCGTACCGTAGCTAAAGCGGCTTTTCCTAATAATATGTATGGGCTACCTGTAGGTGGAGCAAAAGCAGATGTAGAAAAGTTTACTTTGGAACAAGTTCGCTATTATTACGAAACTTTTTACAGTCCTGATAACGCGATTTTGTTAATTGTAGGAGACATTAAAACCGAACCAACTTTACAAACAGTTAAAGAATTATTTGGGAATATACCTCGACGGGGAGAAGCAGAAAGGAAAAAGATTTTAGAAAAGCAAACAACTCCCCTGGCGACTAGCAATAAGAAGACACCAATTGTCTTAAAAGAGCCGGGAAGTGCGCCTTTATTGCAAATAATGTATCCTTTGCCTAAAGCAGGTAATCCTGACGAAGCTGCTGTGCAGGTAATGGATTTTGTATTAACAGGTGGGCGCAGTTCTCGATTGTATGAAGCGTTGGTAGAATCAGGAATTGCTAATAGTGTAGAAGGGGAAGTTTCTACTTTAGCGGGAATTGGTTGGTATGGACTTTCTGCTACTGCTGCACCTAATCAAAGAATCCAAAAAGTTGAAAGTGTAATTCGCCAGGTAATTACTTCTTTACAAAATCAGGGCGTTACTGCGGAAGAATTAAAAAGAGCAAAGGCGCAATTTAAAGCTGGGGCAATTTTAGGAAATCGAGATATTAATTCCCAAGCAACTCAATTAGGAGAAGCAATAACAGCAACAGGAGATTATCGCTATACTGATACTTTGATGGCGGCAATTTCTCAAGTGACTGCGGCAGATGTGCAAAGAGTAGCGAAAAAATATTTGACTCCTGCTAAAAGTACAGTGGGTTATTTTCAACCTACTCAATTACGGGAAGAACAAAATCCTCAAAGTGTAAATAATCGTCAAACTACGGGAAATTATAATTCCGGTGGACGAGTAGATCCAGCGTTAGTTAATAAGTATTTGCCACCAATTTCTAGTAGTTTAGAAACACCAAATCAGACAGTATTACCAGAGTCTTTTACTTTAGATAATGGGATGCAGGTGTTACTATTACCAGATAAAAGTACGCCAGCAGTAACTTTGAGTGGTTATATTCGGGCAGGAACAGAATTCGATCCAAAAAATAAGTCAGGTTTGGCGGGTTTAACAGCGGCAAATTTGCTGAATGGTACTAAGACTAAGAATGTTTTAGCGATCGTCAAATCGTTGGAAAATATTGGTGCTAGTTTAGGTTTTGAAGAATCACCAGAAGGAGTGAGTATTGATGGCAGTAGTTTATCTAATGATTTGCCAATTGTAATTAAAACTTTAGCTGATGTTTTGCAAAATGCTACTTTTCCAGCAGATCAATTGGAAATTACCAGGGAAATAGCAATTTCTGATGCAGAACAAAGCACGGACGATCCAGAATTTCTAGCGTATAAAACTTTGCAACAAAAGGTTTATCCGCCAACTCATCCATTTTATGCTTTTCCCACTGCTAATAGTTTGCGGAGTATTACTCGTGCGGAAATTGTGCGATTTTACAAACAGCATTATCGTCCAGATACAATGATTTTGACGTTAATGGGTGATTTTGATTCAGCGAGTGTACGATCGCTAATTCAACAGCAATTTGGTAACTGGAAAGCAACTGGTGTACCTCCAGAAGTAACTTTTCCTGATGTACCAATGCCGGAAAAAACTGTGCAATTGAATCCAGTAATTCCCGGTAAATCGCAAGCAATTACCTTCATGGGTTATCGGGCAATTAGTCGCAAAGATCCGCGTTTTTATGCAGCAACGGTATTCAATCACATTTTGGGTGGTGATGCTTTTGCGAGTAGATTAGGTGAGGAAATACGCGATCGCTTAGGCTTAACTTACGGCATTTATAGCAGTTTCAATGCAGGTAAACAACCAGGTCTGTTTTTAATTAATATGCAGACAGCGCCAGAAGATGCGAAAAAAGCAATTTCTAGCACCTTGACTTTACTGCAACAAGTTCACACTCAAGGCGTAACTAATGCCGAAGTCGAAAATGCCAAAAACTCAATTGCAAGAAGTTACCCCGTACAATTGGCAGATCCAGATAATTTAGCTGATGCGATGTTAATGCACCGAGTTTACGATTTGGAAATGTCAGAAATTCATAAATTCCCGGAAAAAATTCGCGCTGTAACAACTGAAGAAGTGAATCAAATTGCTAAAGAATTACTGCGACCTGATAATTTAATTATTGTTACCGCAGGGCCATCTTTAGCAGCAGCTAAGTAA
- a CDS encoding DUF2442 domain-containing protein, with product MTKKKWTMEDLTDEKIDAQIAKAKDAWIQASLVEPRAKSVVYNQSEDKIVITLTNGDYFGLSPKLIEGLGEASPKELENVHLSGGGDSVHWEDLDVDYSIPGLVSGILGTKTWMAELGRKGGKKTSLTKAVAARENGKKGGRPRKSSASTP from the coding sequence ATGACAAAAAAGAAATGGACGATGGAGGATCTGACGGATGAGAAAATAGACGCACAAATTGCTAAAGCTAAAGATGCTTGGATTCAAGCATCTTTGGTCGAACCTCGTGCTAAATCAGTTGTATACAACCAATCCGAAGATAAAATCGTCATCACACTAACGAATGGTGATTATTTTGGGTTAAGTCCCAAATTAATTGAGGGGTTAGGGGAAGCATCACCTAAAGAATTAGAAAACGTTCATTTATCTGGAGGCGGCGATAGTGTTCACTGGGAAGATTTAGATGTTGACTATAGCATTCCTGGGCTTGTATCAGGAATTTTAGGAACAAAAACTTGGATGGCTGAACTAGGAAGAAAAGGTGGCAAAAAGACCTCTCTTACTAAAGCAGTTGCTGCCAGAGAAAATGGAAAAAAAGGTGGTCGTCCTAGAAAGTCCTCTGCATCAACACCATAG
- the rpsD gene encoding 30S ribosomal protein S4: MSRYRGPRLRVVRRLGDLPGLTRKSARKTNPPGQHGANRKKRSEYAIRLEEKQKLRFNYGVSERQLLRYVRKARRATGSTGQVLLQLLEMRLDNTVFRLGLAPTIPAARQMVNHGHITVNGRKVTIASYQCKPGEVISVRDRDNSRQLAQANLQYPGLANLPSHLEFDKTKLTGKVNSVVEREWVALQINELLVVEYYSRQA; this comes from the coding sequence ATGTCTCGATATAGAGGCCCACGCCTCAGAGTGGTTCGTCGCCTGGGAGACCTTCCCGGCTTAACTCGTAAGTCTGCGAGAAAAACCAACCCTCCAGGGCAACATGGTGCTAACCGAAAGAAACGTTCTGAGTATGCGATTCGTTTAGAAGAAAAGCAAAAACTGCGCTTTAACTATGGGGTGTCGGAAAGACAACTCCTGCGTTATGTGCGGAAAGCTCGTCGCGCCACTGGTTCTACGGGACAAGTGTTGCTGCAATTACTAGAAATGCGTTTAGACAATACTGTTTTCCGTTTGGGTTTGGCTCCTACCATTCCAGCGGCTCGTCAAATGGTAAATCATGGTCACATTACGGTTAATGGTCGTAAGGTGACGATCGCTAGTTACCAGTGCAAACCAGGGGAAGTAATTAGCGTTAGAGATCGAGATAATTCTCGTCAGTTGGCGCAAGCAAACCTGCAATATCCCGGTTTGGCTAACTTACCAAGCCATTTAGAATTCGATAAAACTAAGTTGACTGGCAAAGTTAACAGTGTGGTTGAGCGCGAATGGGTAGCGTTACAAATTAACGAACTACTGGTGGTTGAGTACTACTCTCGACAAGCTTAA
- a CDS encoding STAS domain-containing protein: MPPLMDLIPHFSHLDTSVEEKRPRTVVLRPNGCLDGVSSPTFTKALEQALELTTDTVVVDLLWVDFVEAEGINCLIAGLKQASVLGKNLSLRFMDVATQAAVEAAYNGHCA; this comes from the coding sequence ATGCCACCTCTCATGGACTTGATCCCTCATTTCTCTCACTTAGACACTAGCGTGGAAGAAAAACGCCCTCGCACTGTTGTACTTAGACCAAATGGCTGTCTCGATGGTGTGAGCAGTCCGACTTTTACTAAAGCTTTAGAACAAGCTTTAGAACTCACTACCGATACCGTAGTTGTCGATCTCTTATGGGTAGATTTTGTTGAAGCTGAGGGAATTAATTGCTTAATTGCAGGCTTAAAACAAGCCTCTGTTTTAGGCAAAAATCTCTCTTTAAGATTTATGGATGTAGCAACACAAGCGGCAGTTGAAGCTGCGTATAACGGTCATTGCGCCTAA
- a CDS encoding MFS transporter: MVAYSNLSNSVESEVIAEHLIVPETVLTPLTPAKLTKQEIRTSLKASTYDGIFAAIFSSITSGVLLSNLLLQLGATPVQIGMLSSVPMVVNLLQPVGAYLSGFVTSRYWYGFFVYGIARSLWLILAIAIAFSHLSKNNNYNLVQLTLLIVFASNLLAAFGTASWFSWMAHLVPEKLRGRYFGIRNSAANLVTLIGVPLISLIISKWPGGMLQGYSFLLFLGVIAGIISLCCQFFITDVNPKAELITIDRSLEAKEQQSLITSLRSLVSDNFFRFLLYFGFWAFAVNVGNPFFNLYLLDNLHINVTWVTVYNSLSAGANLLMLVFWGKLADKIGNRPLLILVGILVGLMPLLWLGTCYSPICLWVGFPFLHLLSGGVWAAIDLSSNNIQMSVAPKRNQATYFAIASAVAGICGAFGATVGGFLAEQPILGGLPGLFAITSGLRLLALLPLLLVWEQGSHSIKGILQGWRMQSKVVS; this comes from the coding sequence GTGGTTGCCTATTCCAATTTGTCGAATTCCGTAGAGAGCGAAGTCATCGCAGAGCATCTAATAGTGCCGGAAACGGTACTAACGCCACTCACTCCAGCGAAGCTTACTAAACAAGAAATTCGCACAAGTCTAAAAGCATCTACCTACGATGGGATTTTTGCGGCAATTTTTTCTAGTATTACCAGTGGAGTTTTGTTGAGTAACTTACTGCTACAATTGGGCGCTACTCCCGTACAAATTGGAATGTTGTCTTCAGTTCCAATGGTAGTAAATTTACTCCAACCTGTAGGAGCATATCTTTCTGGATTCGTTACAAGTCGCTATTGGTATGGTTTCTTCGTATATGGGATAGCCCGATCGCTCTGGTTAATTTTAGCGATCGCCATTGCCTTTTCCCATCTTAGTAAAAATAATAATTACAATTTAGTCCAATTGACGCTATTAATTGTTTTTGCCAGTAATTTATTAGCTGCTTTTGGAACTGCCTCTTGGTTTAGTTGGATGGCACATTTAGTTCCCGAAAAATTACGTGGCCGATATTTTGGAATTCGCAATAGTGCTGCTAATCTAGTCACACTAATCGGTGTACCGTTAATTAGCTTAATCATATCAAAATGGCCGGGAGGAATGCTGCAAGGTTACAGTTTTCTGTTATTTTTGGGTGTAATAGCTGGCATAATCAGCTTGTGCTGTCAGTTTTTTATAACCGATGTTAACCCAAAAGCGGAATTAATCACAATAGATCGATCGTTAGAAGCAAAAGAACAACAATCTTTAATTACCTCCCTGCGGTCTTTAGTTTCTGATAATTTTTTTAGATTCTTACTTTATTTCGGTTTTTGGGCTTTTGCGGTTAATGTCGGCAATCCTTTTTTTAATCTCTATCTATTAGATAACTTACATATCAATGTTACTTGGGTGACGGTGTATAACAGCTTATCGGCTGGAGCTAACTTACTCATGTTAGTTTTCTGGGGAAAGCTAGCAGACAAAATTGGCAATCGTCCTCTGTTAATTTTAGTGGGAATTTTAGTAGGTTTAATGCCTTTACTTTGGTTGGGAACTTGTTATAGTCCGATTTGTCTTTGGGTAGGGTTTCCCTTTTTACATTTGTTAAGTGGGGGCGTTTGGGCTGCGATCGACTTATCCAGCAATAATATTCAAATGAGTGTGGCACCAAAACGCAATCAAGCTACTTATTTTGCGATCGCTTCCGCAGTTGCCGGAATTTGTGGCGCTTTCGGAGCAACAGTCGGCGGTTTTCTAGCCGAACAACCAATTTTAGGCGGTTTACCTGGATTGTTTGCCATAACTAGCGGATTAAGATTATTAGCTTTACTTCCCTTACTGCTAGTTTGGGAACAAGGTAGTCACTCTATAAAAGGAATCTTGCAAGGTTGGCGAATGCAATCAAAAGTTGTTAGTTGA
- a CDS encoding DUF4160 domain-containing protein gives MPLVLKDQKRNLYVYIYPNDHEPSHVHVFVGRKKSWDQGNIKISLGDNENAPEIIIVDPNIETKLIKEALLLIANNQDLLLEKWRSIHDKKEMDDGGSDG, from the coding sequence ATGCCCTTAGTCTTGAAAGATCAAAAACGCAACCTTTATGTCTATATATATCCCAACGACCATGAACCATCTCATGTTCATGTATTCGTAGGAAGAAAAAAAAGTTGGGATCAGGGGAACATAAAAATAAGCTTAGGGGATAATGAAAACGCTCCTGAGATTATAATAGTCGATCCAAATATTGAAACCAAACTCATAAAGGAAGCATTGCTCTTGATTGCTAATAACCAAGACCTATTACTAGAAAAATGGAGAAGTATACATGACAAAAAAGAAATGGACGATGGAGGATCTGACGGATGA
- a CDS encoding response regulator, which yields MSIKSILLIDDEKRLSIVIQMCLQKLGGWRVVTAESGKEGLSKAETEKPDAILLDLMMPDMDGITVLGKLQANPNTAEIPVILLTAKVQSANQHEYTQLKIAGLIAKPFDPLKLASQVAQTLGWE from the coding sequence ATGTCAATCAAATCTATTCTGTTAATTGATGACGAAAAACGCCTAAGTATTGTAATTCAAATGTGTTTACAAAAGTTGGGCGGTTGGAGAGTAGTTACTGCTGAATCTGGTAAAGAAGGACTCAGCAAAGCAGAAACCGAAAAACCTGATGCTATTTTATTAGACTTAATGATGCCAGATATGGATGGCATAACAGTACTGGGAAAACTACAAGCTAACCCAAATACAGCCGAAATACCTGTTATTTTACTCACTGCTAAAGTGCAATCGGCAAACCAACATGAATATACTCAATTAAAAATTGCTGGATTAATTGCCAAACCATTCGATCCTCTAAAACTGGCTAGCCAAGTTGCCCAAACTTTAGGCTGGGAATAA
- a CDS encoding TIGR02652 family protein, whose protein sequence is MISPGLQYPIFGPEIQCPHCRQTIPALTLTDTYLCPRHGAFEANPTNGELIHLQSGRQWRRWNNEWYRQHTHPDGIRFEIHEALDRLYTQGYRATRVIIARRYQELIGGYLERSTPWRGQSDSSRPRLYGLPVDFSPDPEEEPCWEVINFDLEKEPGVPVRYPYYRLFE, encoded by the coding sequence ATGATTAGCCCTGGTTTGCAATATCCAATTTTTGGCCCTGAAATTCAGTGTCCCCACTGTCGTCAGACTATTCCGGCGTTGACACTGACGGATACTTATTTGTGTCCGCGACATGGGGCTTTTGAGGCGAACCCAACGAATGGGGAACTGATTCATCTGCAATCTGGTCGTCAATGGCGGCGATGGAATAATGAGTGGTATCGTCAGCATACCCATCCCGATGGAATTAGGTTTGAAATTCACGAAGCTCTCGATCGCTTATATACTCAAGGTTATCGAGCAACCAGAGTAATTATTGCTCGTCGCTACCAAGAATTGATCGGCGGTTATCTAGAACGAAGTACTCCTTGGCGCGGACAGTCTGACTCTTCTCGCCCTAGACTTTACGGCTTACCCGTTGATTTTAGCCCAGACCCGGAAGAGGAACCCTGCTGGGAAGTGATTAATTTTGATTTAGAAAAGGAACCTGGTGTCCCAGTGCGCTACCCTTATTACCGATTATTTGAGTAA
- a CDS encoding VOC family protein, translated as MHHASIRTANIHRAIAFYEQLGFTVCERFTTGYTLACWMEGLGGRIELIQIPEPHPAPDAFGDEHYVGYYHLSFDLTNSTTDLPSWLSSLKERFAEVSSQQPEQVPPLKVLLEPTQQIIGDRVYEVTFIADTDGLPLEFIRVLSPS; from the coding sequence ATGCACCATGCTTCAATTCGTACTGCTAATATACACCGAGCGATCGCATTTTACGAACAGCTAGGTTTTACCGTCTGCGAACGTTTCACCACAGGTTATACCCTCGCTTGCTGGATGGAAGGTTTAGGCGGACGCATCGAATTAATTCAAATTCCCGAACCCCACCCCGCGCCAGATGCCTTTGGTGACGAACATTACGTCGGTTATTATCATCTATCTTTTGATTTAACTAATTCCACCACTGACTTACCCAGTTGGTTATCCTCTTTAAAAGAACGTTTTGCCGAAGTTTCTAGCCAACAACCCGAACAAGTACCACCCCTGAAAGTGCTTTTAGAACCAACTCAGCAAATCATTGGCGATCGAGTTTATGAAGTAACATTTATTGCCGATACTGATGGATTACCCTTAGAATTTATCAGAGTTCTCAGTCCTTCCTAA
- a CDS encoding cupredoxin domain-containing protein, with protein MIQLLTLMKKTFWIVVGFVFCLVVMFPVSAIAATASTNLEVVNVDLGNAANELKFFPNELKLVAGKRYKIVLNNPSPQKHYFTAKDFANNSWTQKVEAGKVEIKGAINELELKPGATAEWILIPEKPGTYSLRCPIPGHTEAGMTGKIIIAAE; from the coding sequence ATGATTCAACTTTTGACTTTAATGAAAAAGACATTTTGGATAGTTGTAGGATTTGTATTTTGTTTAGTGGTGATGTTTCCTGTAAGTGCGATCGCCGCTACAGCATCTACTAATCTAGAAGTAGTAAATGTAGATTTGGGTAATGCTGCCAACGAATTAAAGTTTTTTCCTAACGAACTGAAACTAGTAGCAGGAAAACGCTACAAAATCGTTTTAAATAATCCCAGTCCGCAAAAACATTACTTCACCGCCAAAGACTTTGCTAATAACAGTTGGACGCAAAAAGTCGAAGCGGGAAAAGTAGAAATTAAAGGTGCAATTAACGAATTAGAACTAAAACCTGGTGCAACAGCCGAATGGATATTAATTCCCGAAAAACCGGGAACTTATTCCTTGCGTTGTCCTATTCCCGGACATACGGAAGCGGGAATGACAGGAAAAATTATCATAGCTGCTGAGTAA
- the moaA gene encoding GTP 3',8-cyclase MoaA, with protein sequence MNQVDYLRISLIDRCNFRCQYCMPEGAELDYIMQQQLLSYEELLTLIEEVFIPVGFTRFRLTGGEPLLRPRVVELVGAIASLPQTQDLSMTTNGFLLAPLAQDLYNAGLRRINISLDSLNPEIFDKIIGNRGRSLWEQVWQGIQAAYQVDFNPLKLNVVVIPGVNDHEVLDLAALSIDREWHVRFIEFMPIGNSDLFGDRGWVASEELRQQIRTRWGLTESQVRGNGPADVFKIPGAKGTLGFISQMSECFCDRCNRMRLSADGWLRPCLLNETGQIDLKTALRNGVNPAEIRERVRELLNIKPEINFKQRNSGTTGIYARTMSQIGG encoded by the coding sequence ATGAACCAAGTTGATTATTTGCGGATTAGCTTAATCGATCGTTGCAATTTCCGTTGTCAATACTGTATGCCAGAAGGCGCAGAACTTGACTATATAATGCAGCAACAATTACTCAGCTACGAAGAACTGCTGACGTTGATTGAGGAAGTGTTCATTCCTGTAGGATTTACTCGTTTTCGCTTGACTGGGGGTGAACCTTTGTTGCGTCCGCGAGTGGTGGAGTTGGTAGGCGCGATCGCATCTTTACCCCAAACTCAAGATTTATCAATGACAACTAACGGGTTTTTACTCGCACCTCTGGCTCAAGACCTTTACAATGCAGGTTTGCGGCGAATTAATATTAGTTTGGATTCTCTTAATCCTGAAATTTTTGACAAAATTATTGGTAATCGCGGACGTTCTCTTTGGGAACAAGTTTGGCAAGGCATTCAAGCTGCTTACCAAGTTGATTTTAACCCTCTAAAACTTAATGTCGTGGTAATTCCAGGGGTCAATGACCATGAGGTTTTAGATTTAGCTGCTTTATCGATCGATCGAGAATGGCACGTCCGATTCATTGAATTTATGCCGATCGGAAATTCTGATTTATTTGGCGATCGCGGTTGGGTCGCTTCCGAAGAATTGCGCCAACAAATTCGCACTCGCTGGGGCTTGACAGAATCGCAAGTGCGTGGTAACGGCCCTGCTGATGTGTTTAAAATTCCCGGAGCCAAAGGAACGCTAGGATTTATCAGTCAGATGTCGGAATGTTTTTGCGATCGGTGCAACCGAATGCGACTTTCTGCTGACGGTTGGTTGCGCCCTTGCTTATTAAACGAAACCGGACAAATTGATTTAAAAACCGCCCTCCGCAATGGTGTCAACCCTGCCGAAATCAGAGAGCGAGTCAGAGAATTACTAAATATCAAACCAGAAATTAACTTTAAACAACGTAACTCTGGAACCACAGGCATTTATGCCCGTACCATGTCACAAATTGGCGGCTAA